In the Perca flavescens isolate YP-PL-M2 chromosome 20, PFLA_1.0, whole genome shotgun sequence genome, one interval contains:
- the ankrd9 gene encoding ankyrin repeat domain-containing protein 9: MPWLLPSQLEHLSSSPSQRQCEQTSFSFYCAVRERLPVWLLEDMRGMEVFSWEDGHPRAFLPSEALLYALVHDHQDYARHLLDTYSVSALRAPRCSFCCRRSSGAPHLSVAVRYDRAAILGMMAAALKHADSLTDYLESRGGCSHVADAGKTAVQLAVELSRPDCLLLLLAHGARPAGLDAALQRLVSCEEAERSQAQRCLDFLLLFLPEPEAPRQLQDEPRRWQTLLGNQVFSWLCGLAPPPLLLQALRCLARSGPDQISTLPDFLQPHSWQ, translated from the coding sequence ATGCCGTGGCTGCTGCCCTCTCAGCTGGAGCATCTGTCTTCGTCTCCGTCTCAGCGGCAGTGCGAGCAGACGTCCTTCTCCTTCTACTGCGCCGTGCGGGAGCGACTTCCTGTCTGGCTGCTGGAGGACATGCGCGGCATGGAGGTCTTCAGCTGGGAGGACGGACACCCGCGCGCCTTCCTGCCGTCCGAGGCGCTGCTCTACGCTCTCGTGCACGACCACCAGGACTACGCACGCCACCTGCTGGACACGTACTCCGTGAGCGCGCTCAGAGCGCCGCGCTGCAGCTTCTGCTGCCGGCGCAGCAGCGGAGCGCCGCACCTCAGCGTAGCCGTGCGCTACGACCGCGCAGCGATCCTCGGCATGATGGCGGCGGCGCTGAAGCACGCCGACTCGCTGACGGACTACCTGGAGAGCCGCGGCGGCTGCTCGCACGTGGCGGACGCCGGGAAGACGGCGGTGCAGCTGGCGGTGGAGCTGTCCCGGCCCgactgcctgctgctgctgctggcgcaCGGCGCGCGGCCGGCCGGCCTGGACGCGGCGCTGCAGAGACTCGTGTCCTGTGAGGAGGCGGAGCGGAGCCAggcgcagcgctgcctggactTCCTGCTGCTCTTCCTGCCCGAGCCCGAGGCGCCGCGGCAGCTGCAGGACGAGCCGCGCCGCTGGCAGACCCTGCTGGGGAACCAGGTGTTCAGCTGGCTGTGTGGCCTGGCCCCGccccccctgctgctgcaggcgcTGCGCTGTCTGGCTCGGTCCGGCCCGGATCAGATCAGCACGCTGCCGGACTTCCTGCAGCCGCACAGCTGGCAGTGA